Below is a window of Caldanaerobius polysaccharolyticus DSM 13641 DNA.
GTCAAGATAACAATTTAAATGTAAAGATAATAGAAGAAAAAAGTGGTATCGAGATCCTGAATTAATGTTTGGGGGTGAGGGATAATTGATCTATGATTATTATCTTGATCGATGGGATAAAGAAGAAAAAGAATCATGTAAGGTTCTGCTTGGTAAGTTGAAAAAAGAAGTGAGAAATAAAATCAAGAAAAGTAAAGACGAGATAAAAGATTTTTATCCTTCTGTTGATGATTTTTGCTGCTTTCCTCAGTACTCTGTGCTTATAAAAATTCTCTTTACACTGAAAAAACCGTACACGAGTAAAGATGAAGAGGAGTTTTATTTGCCAGAATGGGTGGAGAAAAAGAGTAATGATAAAGGAACAAAAGTGTTGGAAAACCCAATTGTCAGAGACATGTTTACAGGGCTTCCTATTGTTAGGCCTTCGACATGGAAGGGACATTTAAGATTTGCAGCAGAAAAAGTGAAATGGAGTGATGACGCTGAAAAGAAAAGTATTATTGAACGCCTTTTTGGATCTGAGCCAAGAAAAAAGCAAGAAATGCTGAAAGGCAGGCTTTATTTTTTTACAACATTTTTTGAAGATGAAGCAGAAAAAGATATTATTACACCGTTAAAAAGAGATACGAGGACACCTACTAGCAAAGGGCCGATACCTCTCGAGGTAATGAAACCTGAAAAAGATGGATACTTTTATCTTCTTTATTTCCCATATCCTAACAAAGACAAGCGGTGTAATGTCAAGTAGTATTTTTTGGAACCTTGAAAAATAAAGACCTCAAAAACTCTAAAAAAGGCAACACTTAATAAGCCCACCATATATTGGATAATAATGGAAGGAAACTTAGCTGATATTCAGTTAAATGTATTTGCTAAATCTATCCATTACCTCCCGGTTGGTAGATTTGGCCTTTGCTCAGCAAGGCAAAGACCAGTCTTACAAGCTTACGTGCCGTTAAGACGAGGGCTCTCTTATGCTGATGCTTGGTAACCTCATTGTACTTCTTGCAGTAAAAATCAGCATACTCTTTTGCGTGTATCCTTACGCAATTGGCTGCTTCTACAAGATAGTACCTCAAATATTGGTTGCCGCACTTAGCTAAAGAGGTGTCTTCAGCACTAAAGTTGCCAGATTGGTATTTATTCCACACGAGGCCTGCAAATTTGGCTACAGCGCATTCGCTTTTAAACCGCTTAACATCGCCAATCTCAGCCACAAGGCCTGCGGCTAATACATCGCCGATGCCTGGAATAGTAGTCAGAGTTTGGCGAAAAGCATTAAGCTGTTTAGAGATTTCTTTATCCAGTTTTTTAAGTTGAGATTCAAGAAATCTGATATTTTCAAGAGTCATGGTCAAAGTCATGCTAACAGTATCGCACATATCAGGATTAAGTCGATATGCCCTGTTAGCAGCGGATTTAAGTGTTTTAGCAATTTCCTCGGGATTGCTCAATCTATTGTTGCCATGACTCAAGACAAAATCAACAAGATCCTCCATAGGCATAACAGCGATCTCATCAGGAGTAAAAGAATCAAAAACAGAAGTAGATGCTGAGCCAAAGACGTCGCTAAAAGGACAGTCTTCCTTGTATGAAGAGAACTTGAGATAAAGCAGGTTCAAAGCTCTGCTCTTTTCACTGGATATAGTCTGTACCAAATGGTATCTAAAGCGAGTAAGGCGCTGTAGTGCAACATATTTAAAGTCAGGCATGGGAGTAGGGTTTACCCTACCTAATCTGACACAATCAGCAATGACTCTGGCATCAAAATCGTCAGTTTTAGGCAAATGGGTATAAGCCTTTTTAAAACCACTGACGACAGCTGGATTCATGACAAAGAATTTAGGGTTAAAAGGTGCCAGGTCAGGAGAAGAAGCCAGGTGAAGATGGAGGTGCCATGCATAATGAGAAGTAGCTTCCATACCAATTTTGACACAGGAAGCATCAATAGCTTTAGCATGGGAGATCACCTCAGAGATGATAGAATCAGCACCTGG
It encodes the following:
- a CDS encoding RAMP superfamily CRISPR-associated protein; protein product: MIYDYYLDRWDKEEKESCKVLLGKLKKEVRNKIKKSKDEIKDFYPSVDDFCCFPQYSVLIKILFTLKKPYTSKDEEEFYLPEWVEKKSNDKGTKVLENPIVRDMFTGLPIVRPSTWKGHLRFAAEKVKWSDDAEKKSIIERLFGSEPRKKQEMLKGRLYFFTTFFEDEAEKDIITPLKRDTRTPTSKGPIPLEVMKPEKDGYFYLLYFPYPNKDKRCNVK
- a CDS encoding IS110 family RNA-guided transposase; its protein translation is MPSTLFVGIDVSSQSNSVFFIDQDGNNLIKKPFSVSNDIPGADSIISEVISHAKAIDASCVKIGMEATSHYAWHLHLHLASSPDLAPFNPKFFVMNPAVVSGFKKAYTHLPKTDDFDARVIADCVRLGRVNPTPMPDFKYVALQRLTRFRYHLVQTISSEKSRALNLLYLKFSSYKEDCPFSDVFGSASTSVFDSFTPDEIAVMPMEDLVDFVLSHGNNRLSNPEEIAKTLKSAANRAYRLNPDMCDTVSMTLTMTLENIRFLESQLKKLDKEISKQLNAFRQTLTTIPGIGDVLAAGLVAEIGDVKRFKSECAVAKFAGLVWNKYQSGNFSAEDTSLAKCGNQYLRYYLVEAANCVRIHAKEYADFYCKKYNEVTKHQHKRALVLTARKLVRLVFALLSKGQIYQPGGNG